One stretch of Streptomyces sp. 135 DNA includes these proteins:
- a CDS encoding deoxycytidine triphosphate deaminase: MILTGAEIARAVAAGEIHIDDFSPARLEPNSYGFRLAPEILCYEEAELDSFEQPKATQLTMGPEGLVLEPGRFYLGGTKEAMGSPHYAATLYACRSVSTLGMWIQFSAPLGHSGAIFPWTLEISVANPLRVYPGMTVGKLSFWSMQGEPYQYVGKYSGSTSAVASRLSEDTAPTGLQVGTAA, encoded by the coding sequence GTGATCCTGACCGGAGCCGAGATAGCCCGCGCCGTCGCGGCGGGGGAGATCCACATCGACGACTTCAGTCCGGCCCGCCTGGAGCCCAACAGCTACGGCTTCCGCCTCGCGCCGGAGATCCTCTGCTACGAAGAGGCCGAACTCGACAGCTTCGAGCAGCCGAAGGCCACCCAGCTCACCATGGGCCCCGAGGGCCTCGTCCTGGAGCCGGGCCGCTTCTACCTCGGCGGCACCAAGGAGGCCATGGGCAGCCCGCACTACGCGGCGACCCTCTACGCCTGCCGTTCGGTGTCGACGCTCGGCATGTGGATCCAGTTCTCCGCGCCGCTCGGCCACAGCGGGGCGATCTTCCCCTGGACGCTGGAGATCAGCGTCGCCAACCCGCTGCGGGTCTATCCCGGCATGACCGTCGGCAAGCTGTCCTTCTGGTCCATGCAGGGCGAGCCCTACCAGTACGTCGGCAAGTACTCCGGGTCGACCTCGGCGGTCGCCTCCCGGCTCAGCGAGGACACGGCGCCCACCGGGCTCCAGGTCGGGACGGCTGCCTGA
- a CDS encoding fatty acid desaturase family protein, with the protein MAEAVRGSRLLDKDLLRELSRRRPLRAALAVARQWAVMAAAGAGAVWWGQWYGYVIAVVVIATRQHALAVLMHDGAHRSLFANRRVNDLVSDLLLAFPLFISTSLYRRHHLDHHRYLNTERDPDLDTEALAHTSKDWVRLFAGDVTGVNLLKTVDTLDQFSLLPVLRGDRTVTRAMGRGRRNLFLGYLLVLAAVLTLTGGWLTYLLLWVLPSLTALSMILRLRAAAEHVGCDPDGGVGGTRTVLANPVERLLFSPCRINYHLAHHLYPSVPFYNLGLLHRRLMEHRDVRERAHVSRSYLFGRSGVLSHIAQARRDRAAA; encoded by the coding sequence ATGGCCGAGGCCGTGCGGGGCAGCCGCCTCCTCGACAAGGACCTGCTGCGGGAGCTGTCCCGGCGCCGGCCGCTGCGCGCCGCGCTCGCCGTCGCCCGGCAGTGGGCCGTGATGGCCGCGGCCGGAGCGGGCGCGGTGTGGTGGGGGCAGTGGTACGGCTACGTCATCGCCGTCGTGGTGATCGCCACCCGCCAGCACGCGCTCGCCGTCCTCATGCACGACGGGGCGCACCGCTCCCTGTTCGCGAACCGCAGGGTCAACGACCTGGTCAGCGATCTCCTGCTGGCCTTCCCGCTGTTCATCAGCACGAGCCTGTACCGGCGCCACCACCTCGACCACCACCGCTACCTGAACACCGAGCGCGACCCGGACCTCGACACCGAGGCGCTCGCGCACACCTCCAAGGACTGGGTGCGGCTGTTCGCCGGGGACGTCACGGGCGTCAACCTCCTCAAGACCGTCGACACGCTCGACCAGTTCTCCCTGCTGCCCGTGTTGCGCGGCGACCGGACGGTGACCCGCGCCATGGGGCGCGGCCGCCGCAACCTGTTCCTCGGCTACCTCCTCGTCCTCGCCGCCGTGCTGACCCTCACCGGGGGCTGGCTCACGTACCTGCTGCTGTGGGTCCTGCCCTCGCTGACGGCGCTCAGCATGATCCTGCGGCTGCGGGCCGCCGCCGAGCATGTCGGCTGCGACCCGGACGGCGGCGTGGGCGGCACCAGGACGGTCCTCGCCAACCCGGTGGAACGGCTCCTCTTCTCGCCCTGCCGCATCAACTACCACCTGGCGCACCACCTCTATCCGAGCGTGCCGTTCTACAACCTCGGCCTGCTGCACCGCCGGCTCATGGAGCACCGGGACGTCCGCGAGCGCGCCCACGTCTCCCGCTCCTATCTCTTCGGCAGGTCCGGCGTGCTGAGCCACATCGCGCAGGCCCGCCGGGACCGCGCCGCCGCCTGA
- a CDS encoding DUF6001 family protein has protein sequence MPNPTLPPGAPEQLATARLRNVDTFLAGRGLDREGLDALMRAKTGQARHLLLTSSPVHGIANSTSDIDFIRVEDHAVEGARMATQLFEQGQHLEAVSYGPDEVAAALADLSAAAALDPVGATEAHRGWDKGHELRRKYLERLVNGVALDGTSPYLEHLPALARVWKWSSLHTAVRHVFHLRLAEATGETRGSAGYAFGALLHLADAALSHAGDVYSNRKWYLLRWQRFLDSGAADGTPLAQLAERFAALDRLLRAALRGEAAGPLAPEFGAVLEEVFAIAGEGHAPALRLEPAADATQLPFLPGAAMLVGRTAQFLTGELPKGPVAVTRDTAPPGEAADVLSASRSGALRLLPA, from the coding sequence ATGCCGAACCCGACACTTCCGCCCGGCGCCCCCGAGCAGCTCGCCACCGCCCGGCTGCGCAACGTCGACACCTTCCTGGCCGGCCGCGGCCTCGACCGCGAGGGCCTCGACGCGCTGATGCGCGCGAAGACGGGGCAGGCGCGGCACCTGCTGCTCACCAGCTCGCCCGTGCACGGCATCGCCAACTCCACCAGCGACATCGACTTCATCCGCGTCGAGGACCACGCCGTCGAGGGCGCGCGGATGGCCACCCAGCTCTTCGAGCAGGGCCAGCACCTGGAGGCCGTCTCCTACGGCCCCGACGAGGTCGCCGCCGCCCTCGCCGACCTGTCCGCCGCGGCCGCGCTCGACCCCGTCGGCGCCACCGAGGCCCACCGCGGCTGGGACAAGGGGCACGAGCTGCGCCGCAAGTACCTGGAGCGGCTCGTCAACGGCGTCGCCCTGGACGGCACGTCGCCCTACCTGGAGCACCTGCCTGCCCTGGCCCGCGTATGGAAGTGGTCCTCGCTGCACACCGCCGTCCGGCACGTCTTCCACCTGCGGCTCGCCGAGGCCACGGGCGAGACGCGCGGCAGCGCCGGCTACGCCTTCGGGGCCCTGCTGCACCTGGCCGACGCCGCCCTGTCCCACGCGGGCGACGTCTACTCCAACCGCAAGTGGTACCTGCTGCGCTGGCAGCGGTTCCTGGACAGCGGCGCGGCCGACGGCACGCCCCTCGCACAGCTCGCCGAACGCTTCGCCGCGCTCGACCGGCTGCTTCGCGCCGCACTGCGCGGCGAGGCGGCGGGGCCGCTGGCCCCCGAGTTCGGGGCGGTGCTCGAAGAGGTCTTCGCGATCGCGGGGGAGGGCCACGCGCCCGCCCTGCGCCTCGAACCCGCCGCCGACGCCACGCAGCTGCCGTTCCTGCCCGGCGCGGCCATGCTCGTCGGCCGCACCGCGCAGTTCCTCACCGGGGAGCTGCCCAAGGGCCCGGTCGCCGTCACCCGCGACACCGCGCCGCCCGGCGAGGCCGCCGACGTCCTGAGCGCCTCCCGCTCCGGCGCGCTGCGCCTGCTGCCCGCCTGA
- a CDS encoding DUF6031 family protein → MQSSHETADPLSRVRLFPSARSGRGLPAARAVEAWATAAWLLAVEGRAYLEDLEGGTDQPQLRRVVRVKLLELLLDIDTRLSGAVPVAEEHQLALALEYGLHDLADLEGPSLIEVFALADDADHADADAAAPGDGEVTRLWERLCAEFPGELPDPLQASGQREILRALRNWSKLCTAAGTDAAFLEPFLKDA, encoded by the coding sequence ATGCAGTCGTCCCACGAGACCGCGGATCCGCTGAGCCGCGTACGCCTCTTCCCCTCGGCGCGCTCCGGACGCGGGCTGCCCGCCGCGCGCGCGGTCGAGGCCTGGGCCACCGCCGCCTGGCTGCTCGCCGTCGAGGGGCGCGCCTACCTGGAGGACCTGGAGGGCGGCACGGACCAGCCGCAGCTGCGGCGCGTGGTCCGCGTCAAGCTGCTCGAACTGCTCCTGGACATCGACACCAGGCTCTCGGGGGCCGTGCCCGTCGCCGAGGAGCACCAGCTCGCGCTGGCCCTGGAGTACGGGCTGCACGACCTCGCCGACCTCGAAGGGCCGTCCCTGATCGAGGTGTTCGCGCTCGCCGACGACGCCGATCACGCCGACGCCGACGCCGCCGCCCCGGGCGACGGTGAGGTGACGCGGCTGTGGGAGCGCCTGTGCGCCGAGTTCCCCGGTGAACTGCCCGACCCGCTCCAGGCCTCGGGCCAGCGGGAGATCCTGCGCGCCCTGCGGAACTGGTCGAAGCTGTGCACGGCGGCCGGCACCGACGCGGCGTTCCTCGAACCCTTCCTCAAGGACGCGTGA
- a CDS encoding aminotransferase class III-fold pyridoxal phosphate-dependent enzyme gives MTTVAAPGFVDRYAATFGRNKALLLRMSGLTAGEARAEGAWITDDRGRRWLDFGSFGVHLIGHRHPEVTAAAQEQLGRMGLSGKILGNSAATACAEALIAATPAGLDRVSFANTGSEAVEMAMKMAALATGRAEFVALRGSYHGKTAGALHLSDSMAGRSPLPLAAPVHFVEPGDEHGVRALLGTGRVAAVFAEPVRGEGGIRPVDPAYLAFLREETERTGTLLALDEIQTGLGRCGYLWRSAGDVRPDLLLVGKVLGGGLLPLAAVVHASGRIKESCADPVVLASSFAGGALAGAVGRAVIDVVSREAFLSGVRERAAHARSLLAERFAADPKIAAVRGEGLMIGLEAADESIAGHVVLEAAKRGVLISFCLSNPRVLRVYPTAGIDKSDLEDGIGRLAEALAASPATT, from the coding sequence GTGACCACCGTGGCCGCACCGGGGTTCGTCGACCGCTACGCCGCCACGTTCGGGCGGAACAAGGCGCTGCTGCTGCGCATGTCGGGCCTGACGGCGGGCGAGGCGCGGGCCGAGGGCGCCTGGATCACCGACGACCGCGGCCGGCGCTGGCTCGACTTCGGGTCGTTCGGCGTCCACCTCATCGGCCACCGCCACCCCGAGGTGACCGCGGCGGCCCAGGAGCAGCTCGGCCGCATGGGCCTGTCCGGCAAGATCCTCGGCAACTCCGCGGCGACCGCCTGCGCCGAGGCGCTGATCGCCGCGACGCCCGCCGGCCTCGACCGGGTGTCGTTCGCCAACACCGGTTCCGAAGCGGTGGAGATGGCGATGAAGATGGCGGCGCTCGCCACCGGCCGCGCCGAGTTCGTCGCCCTGCGCGGCTCCTACCACGGCAAGACCGCGGGCGCCCTGCACCTGTCCGACTCGATGGCGGGCCGTTCCCCGCTGCCGCTGGCCGCGCCCGTGCACTTCGTGGAGCCGGGCGACGAGCACGGCGTGCGGGCGCTGCTCGGCACCGGGCGCGTGGCGGCCGTCTTCGCGGAGCCGGTGCGGGGCGAGGGCGGGATCCGGCCGGTGGACCCCGCCTACCTGGCGTTCCTGCGCGAGGAGACCGAACGCACCGGGACGCTGCTCGCCCTCGACGAGATCCAGACAGGGCTCGGGCGCTGCGGGTACCTGTGGCGCTCGGCCGGTGACGTACGGCCGGACCTGCTGCTCGTGGGCAAGGTCCTCGGCGGCGGCCTGCTGCCGCTGGCCGCCGTCGTCCACGCGTCGGGCCGGATCAAGGAGTCCTGCGCCGACCCCGTCGTGCTCGCCTCGTCCTTCGCGGGCGGCGCGCTCGCCGGCGCGGTCGGCCGCGCCGTCATCGACGTGGTGTCGCGGGAGGCGTTCCTGTCGGGCGTACGGGAGAGGGCGGCGCACGCCCGCTCCCTGCTGGCGGAGCGGTTCGCGGCGGACCCGAAGATCGCGGCGGTCCGCGGTGAGGGCCTGATGATCGGGCTTGAGGCGGCGGACGAGTCCATCGCGGGCCACGTGGTCCTGGAGGCCGCCAAACGCGGCGTCCTGATCAGCTTCTGCCTCAGCAATCCGCGCGTCCTGCGCGTCTACCCGACCGCGGGGATCGACAAGTCCGACCTGGAGGACGGCATCGGCCGCCTCGCCGAGGCCCTGGCCGCGTCCCCGGCAACCACCTAG